Below is a window of Perca fluviatilis chromosome 6, GENO_Pfluv_1.0, whole genome shotgun sequence DNA.
TAACAATTTGCGTGCCAACACAATAAGCTTTAGTTTAAAGAtgccttttatttcaaaaaagcAATAACAGTGTTTTTGACTTTTCGTTGTTGATAATACCATTTTATCTATCTGGAAAATTCTGAGCTTATACATCCTTGTTTTGCTCTGGATTGGAATTAAATTTCCCAATGCTGCGTAATAATACAAGAAATGTAAACGTATTAAGAAATGTGACCTCATATCATTTGGTCACATCAAAGTCTTCTGACAATTTCCAGTTGTAGTCAGGCACAGTTTTTAACGACATTTAACAAAATATGATGGTCAAACTGttgagcaatttaaaaaaaacagaactgaaataaaacaggaaggGAAAAAATTATTCTTACCAAATGCTGAGGCCTAGGAAGTTGGTCCAAGAGAACAGGTAGTCTCCTCCCACAAAGATGCCAATATAGGCCACTGCAACATTCTTAAGAAAAtgttggtaacactttacttgaaagtATCGACATactcgtgacatgacactgtcataactatgacatgacactgtcatgaatgtgtcataaacattataaacaagtcataaacgtttatgacttctgtcattaagtgtcattcggtttttgtcatgacaagttgacattgtttgggttgtcttgattatgacaacttgacattaatcaaagtgacattaccagaagttgtcttggtcatgacaagttgacattaaatttgtttgggatgtccttattaagacaacttgacattaaacaggatgcCATTATGGCatgaattaaatacattttcaaaaataatctTCATGTTGCATATGGGCCATTTTGAACATGTTCACTGTTTTATGATTATCACTATGTGTAGTCTGATGTAGAATCAAGATCCATGTACAGGTCAGAACTTTAATCATTttctattattaaaataatgaatTTGGGTAACCTTGGTGGAGATATGCATTGCCTTTTTTTCTAGTCTAAAAAATAGTAATCTTATCAGTGTGTTCTTACCTTTATTGCCCCCACTACTGTCGTAGTAAGTGCTGAGTTATAATAGCTGCACAGGACTATGGAATACATCAGCAcaaacctgaaaaaaaaaaacagaactgaTTCTTGGGTAGGCTGAGGCAGTAATGTAAGGAGGATTTTTTGGTTTGTATTTGGAGTGGAGCCACAAAGGTGTGACAGTATTTAAGCAGTTTGAACTGAATATAGTAACATACCCCATGAAGCAGGACATgaggaaacaaaaaataaaagtggtTTCAACCCAGTCCTCAAATGTGACTGCCTGTGGATCAAAACATAAAAGGTGGTCAGGCAGGAACAAAAAGCATACAGTAGAATACAGTGGAATACACTGGATCGCCATATGTACCTTGTGTAAATCTCCAGTAAATGCACTTGCCAACAAAGTGGGGATGACAATGATTAGTGCATTGTAAAATAAGACACCATACTTCCCAAggtccttaaaaaaaaaaaaaaaaggatcataTTAGATATAATGTGACCAAAATACACAGATCATTTGTGGAGATGCTTGTGTAAGAAAAAGCAAACCTAAATACTGTTACTTTTACTGCATGTTATGATTAGAAAGTGTTATTAATTCTTCATACTTAAACTTCTATATGCCAAATACAAGTCGACTGCTGTCAGTATCTAAAATCATAATAGCCTAAAAAGGTGCCAGTTTTAAATTATGTGGTTAAGAGGGTTGGGGTTATTCTGGTGTGTTCAAGATCCTGTTTACTTAAAGGGTGGATGAAAATACCCAAAGCCATCACCTTTGTTCAACACCTTATAATGCTGAAGTTAAAAAACATAATGTCCAATTTTGTCTCCAATGGTTTGACACAATACCATGTATAGTTCAGTAAAGATCTTAGACGTGAAATACAAATGAAAGCAATCAATCCGAAATAATTTAGGACTTAAAATTGAACCTCCTTTCTACTTTGGCAGGACAGGTGTGCAGTAACACAATCTTGTTTACTTGTCTAACACAGACATTTAGTTCTTGTGAAACTACCAGGACAATACAGTGTGCGGGGAATGATACCTCAGTGCCAAGTTTCTTCTTGGTGTACACACCGCTGGCAGCAGTAAGGGCATCATTGAGCAGAATGAAAGTATAGCCCTCCACATCGAAGGCCAGGTCAGAACTAGAGGAGAGGAAACGATGGAGGGACAGCACAGGTGTTCACTTCTTAAGTGATCCATAAACAATcccaattaaattaatttaacttaaaaaatCCATACCTTGCAGCCACCATCGCACCCAGGACTATGGCTACAACACTGTACACAAGGCGTTTTGGGAATGTTTttctggaggaaaaaaaaagtgaacacTCAAACATTCAGATCCAAACCAAAAGCTCATATCTTGTTTAATTTGGCCAATAAACTGATTATAAACCTCTCCATGTAAGACTACCTCATGATACATGTACAGTACTTTCAGACCAGTTGTGTCATAATTCTGATAAAGTTCATTGTTTTAAAGTTCTAACAGTAATATAAAAATCAGCGATATGTTACCTTAGAATATATACTTCCAAGATCATCGTCATCAATATGGTGAATTTCCGTAGTACTGTAAACATGGGTAAACTGTAAAAGACAACATGTTTTGaggaatgaaaatgaatgaccaCCATAAAACTGAAAGGACCAAAATCTATGCCTACTTAAACAAATAATTCACTCTCGAAATGATCATTTGTATAACAATTAATCACCCTGTTACCTTgaaatattaaagaaaatatgtttatcTTGCACGCCTTCACCCACCTACATCAATTCATCAGgaattttctctgtttttatattCTTCGTTCACCATTGAGGCAtgcaagaaaaacaaatgtttcttcaaGAATTCAATGTAACATGGGTGAGTAATTGATATAAATGATAATTTAATTAGATAACAGCTAAACTTGTTAAACCTTAGTTTTTTGGTGCTTGCCAGTCCTGTTATATGGTTGCCAACGTACAGCAAAGGAAGAGGGAAAATCTGGCAAGAAAATAAAAGCGTTGGTATTTTGGaaaatagaaaacaattaaataaatattaatattttttggaAAATGAGAAATGCTTACTTTTAAGACAATACTTCTGTCAAAATCTTGAAACTGGACTGTTTTGCTCATTTTGGCAGCATAAAGAACAACAAGAGTGATGATCATCTAAAAGGATCAAAGTGATCATGAAATCTCTGTGtgtataataacacacacacacacacacacacacacacacacacacacacacacacacacacacacaaaaacacacacacacacacacacacacacacacacacacacacacacacacacacacacacacacacacacacacacatacatacaggtaTGGTGCAGTCTCACCACCCGGCGCAGACCCACCCCACGATGATGCTTATGGCTACCCAGGGTCCTCCAGGGGGTCAGCCACCTGTGCCCCAGAAGGCCCACCCAcagccagccacacacacacacacgcacgcacatacgaGAACTTACCTGGCCAATTCCCAGACACATGTACGAAGGAAACCTgcaaaatcaacacataaaCAGTTGAAGACAAAGTGTGATCCTAATCACACCAACTAATGTAGTGTTATTAATAAGCTTCCTTTGTGTGTGAGATTTCTCCATTGACACTATATGAATGACGTTATGAATGATGAGTGGTGGAAAGCTACACCCAGTGGTGTAGAAGGAAATCCAAAAGAATTATCAAAGACCTATCATCTGAGCCACACATTGTTCTGCATGCTGCTGAACTCCTGAGCTCATCCCATGTCACTTTAAACTGTCACTTTATCTTTATATAGCCTACTTTTACTTATTGTTTCACAACTGTGTACAACTCTCAGTACCCATTTCTTACTTCTCATTATGCATACATTactacatttctttttaaattcagtTTAATTCATTTGCCATACTGTCTACACACACTATAGCCTACTACTccatttatattttgtttatatatttccaCTATTTTTTGTCTTGGATTCAGATTTTGCTTTCACTTGCTGATTTTGTTTTTAGTCATTTAATGAGCATTGTTGGAGGTGCCTAAGATTTCCATTGCCAGTGATTACTACTGTTATTGTTGTGCACATGGCTCATATCTTGAaccatttactcaagtactgtacaatTTTGAGGAACTTatcttgagtatttccattccctgcaactccactacatttcagaggcaaatgCTGTgctttttttactccactacatttatctgatacATTTAGTTACTTAGGCTACTCGCATATATTCAAATTATAGATTAACATAAAACTTTCCACAAGGTACTGCAGCAGATAAAGTATTTAGAGTAGTTAAATTCGTTCCACCTCAAGCTTCAACATTTAAGTGAAGTAGGCCTACTTAATGCATTTTATTATACTCCAGTAATATAATTTAAACATTATTCTGCATAATGACTATATACTTTTGGTAGGACTACTTTAAGTAGACTATGTTTTGAtgacaatacttttttttactttcactttatttgaatgcatgacttttacctgtgacagagtatttctacagtgaCATATATCTCGTCTTCCACTTTTGATGGATGACTTGATGACAGCATAGCTTACCTGAAGCTGGTCAACACGGTTTTATTTACCACCGTGATAAGAAACGAACTGCCGGCGTAAAACACGGCAGAGTAAAACTTGTGCAGTCCGGAGTGTTCGAAGGTTTCTTGACAGGCGTTGGCAGACATCTTCAGCTACTGTATACAGTAGCGTACTACtataacaaacataaaaaagacaCGCTTTAGGCGTTTCAAAAACCTTTTGTACTAAGGTGGAGTAATTTCTTGTTTGGTGGGCGGTTCTACTATGGTTCTACCCATATTTCAATGGTTGATGGTGAACAGACAACATGGCGGACGTCATCACGTCGTTCTTCCCGTTCTTTAAGTTACGTCAACAGCCGGTGTTCTGTTGTTGAGATCATTGATATATATAAAAGGTTGAGATGCGCTAGCGGTtctaaaaaacataaattaaaaagtccgtTTATTTAGGGTGGCCACCCAGCAAACACATAccctttagggaacgttccctaaaggttctcTGAAGGTAATACATTTAGGGAACCTTCCCagaacgttccctaaaggtaAAATATTTTGAAACCTTCAGCTAACCTTCCTGGAACGTTCTcttaaagttgtttttgtggaacttGAACagaacctttagggaacgttccctaaaggttctcttaaggttattttttttttaccttcagcTAACCTTCTCTGAACGTTCCCGAAAGGTTCTGTAAAGGTTAGTTTTGTAGAACCTTGAAATAGCCtccagggaacgttccctaaaggttctcttaaggttcatgttttttacCTTCAGCTAACCTTCTCTGAACGTTCCCTAAAAGTTCTGTAAAGGTTAGTTTTGAAGAACCTTGAAATAACCTCCAGGGAACGTTACCTAAAGGTTGCAGAACATTCTTGGAACTACtaagtattattaataatcataataataataataataattaataatagtgatgatgatgatgatgatgataataataataatacctgaTCATCCAGATGTAATATTGGCAACTTATTCTAGCCAATTTATAAGCCACCTTGTAAGATATATAGGCTATGTTCACAACACAAGATTTATTATGGTCAATGAACAGACGGCATGTAACACATTGAATTTTTTATTAAGTATTGGCTGGAATTGCAGACGAGAATGATGCACAATTTATTCAGGCAACACTTGGTTTCAATCCGGGAGAATCTGGCGTCCTTCTCCTTCCTTTGGATACAAGGTGGCTTATAAATTGGTTGCCAATATTACATCTGGATGAtcaagtattattattattattattattattatcatcatcatcactattattaattattattatgattattaataatagTTAGTAGTTCCAAGAATGTTCTATGAACGTTCTGCGAACCTAGCCTATTGACAGTTCCCTGACGGTTCACTGAACGTTCCCGGAACAATGTATATTCAACATTCAACACGAAGGTTAGTTGAATGTAAAACattaacctttagagaacctttagagaacgttccctgGAGGTTATTTCAAGGTTCTACAAAACTAACCTTTACAGAACCTTTAGGGAACTTTCAGAGGTTTACCTTCAGCTAATTAGCTGacggtaaaaaaaataacattaagagaacctttagggaacgttccctaaaggttctttaaaagttcaacaaaaacaactttaaaagaACGTTCCAGGAAGGTTAGCTGAAGGTTTCAAAATATTTTACCTTTAGGGAACCTTCCCAGAATGTTCCCTAAAGGGTATGTGTTTGCGGGGGCGAACATTCCCGGAACCTTCAGCGAACCTTCCCGgaacctttagagaaccaaaaaTTGTTATGTGGGTGCACTTTGCTAATATGTGCTGATGATAATAAATCTTTTATGGGGGCATTCATAGAGTCAACTGCTGCAACAAGTTATCTGATAGTGAGGATAAGATTTAGCAAAGCAAGCGGGATGATGTACAATTTTGTAACCAGGTTCCTGACTGAAACTCTGTACGGAGGAACTGTAGGCGATGCCAAATGTGACGCTACTTTCCAGGGGCATGTGGAGTTGTCTGATAGCTGGGCCGAGTAGCCTACATTACCAGACAAACATTTGCCACAATGCATGAACACACTCAACTCAACACGCTGGCAAACCTGATGAATCTGCAGGTTAGGAGTCTAGAATAAAATCTCAATATAAATCACTGATTGTCATTGTGGCCTACAGTATTGCACAACACTTTCCATCTCCACTTGTTATCAGTGTCTCCACCAGAAGGTGCTATTGCATCAGACTTGTGAACTTCACAGCGTAAAAGAAGACATCTTTATTTGACAAGAGTGGCTGGTAACCACAAGCACAACTTTCTCCTCCAGCTTTACATTCTGCAGTCTGATTATGCAGGTCTGCTCTATCATGTTCTCGCTTGCTCAGAGCTCACTTTTCTTCTCGTCTTTCACTGGATGTTAAAaacttgctttttgttttgtttgatcaACACAAATGATCCTTCTTTGATCAGCTTTACAACACTTGCGCTTCAAGGCAAGATGAGCCACAGCCAAACTTTGCTGACAGTTTAAGTGCTGATAAATCAGTGCCTAGGGACTATAACAGATTAAGCTGTCAGCAGGATTTCATCATTGCACAGCtgttatatttttgtgtgtgtgtgttacggtAACTTTTGCTGTGGCCCAATCTGACACCATTATGTTTGTTTTCTCAATATCTTTTCTTACTCTGTTGCTGATGCCATGAAGCCTGGTTGACTTTTAACCCGTTTTTATTTGACTTCAGATTTCTGATAAAGAAAATTAAACGTATACTGGTGTGCAGGGGATTACATGTAATCTGGATTACATAATCAGATTACAAAAATCAAGTAACTATAATCGACCCAGATTACAATAAAAAAGTGTAATCAgattacagttacattgttgaggATTACCCGACGCAACTTTTTTATGATAGCCTACCGGTATGTTTTAATTTGACAAGCAGTTCATTCGTTTGTCCATAGATTTCACTATCATCCAATTGCCTGTGTAGTTTCTTGACAAGAAGAAGGTTCAAATCAAAACTCAAGATGGAGGGACAGACCTGTTTCAGTTGGGAAAAAAATTAGTTAGTAGTTAGTTAGTATTGGTTGACAATATCGCCAACTAGGGTTAAGCAAGACCCTTGACTGCCTTAATGAGTTTCCAAAGGTGAGGAGGTtgtttcttaaaggtcccatggcatgaaaatttcacttgaggttttttaacattaatatgcgttcccccagcctgcctatggtcccccagtggctagaaatggtgataggtgtaaaccgagccctgggtatcctgccccgcctttgagaaaatgaaagctcagatgggccgatctggaatcttgctccttatgaggtctcAATAGCTACAGTCACAGAAATTGTGGGACttgctctagtggctgtaattctgcaccaaggctgaatttcgggaaagagacttcagatatacagtattatataaaagcatccaaagagcaccatgtcatgggacctttcaaATATAACACCACCTTACCCTCGAGTGCATCTGTTGAACGGCTCTTCAGCCATGGCGGCAACATCCTTACCCCCCAGAGGAAATGCTTGACAGATGAACATTTTGAACAAGTGCTCCTGTTGCGATACAACAGAAAAGTTGTTTCTGTGGCCTTTGATTAATGTGCTTAGAAAAATTAGACGTGTTGaggatataataataaaaacaatgctaatatgttgaaaaatgaaCATGTTCATGTTTTAGACTGTTCTAAGATATGTTTACACTTATTTTGAGATTTTGAAAGATATGTTGTGGATATGTTATGAGAAATGTTCAGAGAGCGAAAAGTgagaaaagatacaaaaatgttttacaaatgTTTTTCGTTTTAAACATTCAATATGATGTGAGAAAAGAGTTAAACTGATTGATATGAGGATATGTACTGAGAAACGGATATGTTCAGAGTAAAGAAAGTACTTAGtgataaatataatgtttttagTTAATAAAGTTTTTAGTTAGTCCACACAGGAATGCTTTAATGAGAGCAAAAAGATTTCTTAGATGTAAtaataaagagaaaaataaaatgagaatTCACTGATAAATTCTGTGGCAGTGTTTTTTTACTTAAGGTGCATATTTATTGAAGTGATCTAAGAGTAATCCTAAAGTAATCAGATTACGTTACATGTTTTGGGTGATCCAAGTGAGCGTTACTGATTACAAAAATTGCCATGTAATTTGTAGTCAGTAATGGATTACATGTCAAAGTAATCTGACCCAACCCTGCTGGTGTGATAATAAATAAGAGTTATTTGGTAAAATGGTGTAAGATGTCTTCACATTCAACTGTTTCACTACCTGAATTGGAGAAACCTGCTTTGACTCGAGCAGACACATTTGAGAAACTACTGCTCGGTTAAGAGCCTGACTGACTCAAAAGGGAGATTACTGTAATTAGCTGGAGGTGCTTTTCTGCCATTTGGAAGGGATGAGTTATTCACAATCATAACAGCCTGAGGACTTCGGTCTTAGTCTGATTAATAACTCAATGTTGGTGACTGAGTGGAGTAGTGAACCGGTGGATTACTGTTCAcctgtagtttattttgtcaTGTCATCAAAACATATTTCACCTGACTTTCACATGCCACTTTCAGATTTTAATAAGATGTCACCTAATTCCGAAATGACTCGATGTACTGTATAACTGTGGTAATAGTAGGACTTACAAAAGGGATTTACATAACCAGATGCTGCCTGAGGTTGAATGCCAGGCTTCAAAAGTGTTTCCCAATGAGTCGCTGTCAGTCCAAAagcgttttattttttaagttcctTTTGCCCGTTTTTGTGCACAAATTGAGTGAAAGTAATTCCTCACTTTTCTGAGTTTAATGTTAGACTACATGCTGCAGAATACTAAAAGCAGTATCAGCATTTCATGGCTGCCTACTGTCTTTTAGTCTCGGATGGTTTAAATGTTGATTTTCACTGCAGAGTTTTTCTAAAGACACGATCAAGAGAACGTTGAATtttatgagaaaatgttttcatcaACACTATCATTTAGTTTAATGAAAAGCAAACACTTTTTACACGTTACCATAGTATTCAAAAGGTATTAAAGATTCCATTCACACAACATGGTTAGTATAAACCACCcagtatatttttatattttattgagGTATTCTAATCTAAAAATCTAAAATGGATTTAAgtacaaaaacataaaagaaaaatgacCCTATTTAAAAAGATATACAAAAAAGTACATTACAAAGCTACTCTGTAACAGCAACTGGAGTAAACGTAAGTATGTGCTTTCAcctctttgtctctgttttttaAGAGGATCACTCACTTTGGAATGAAAcctaaaaaaatctaataaatgAGCTCATTGAAGCTTTCTGGAAGGTTTTACAGCCTTCTCTGTATGTAGCAGCTTGTCTTCATGGGATTAGTCATGACAGAAGAAGAAGCGGGTCAGAGTTTTAATCATCAGAGGACAAGACCAAACACGGAACATTTAAGTCCAATTTACTTTCATTTCTATAATGATCTGGAGTTCCATTTCCAAGGGTAAGTTACAGTATTTATAGAGCCCTCAGACATAAAGAGTTCTATCGTAGCCTAGTCTTTGAGGACTCTGGAGTCTCTTGC
It encodes the following:
- the slc35d2 gene encoding UDP-N-acetylglucosamine/UDP-glucose/GDP-mannose transporter; this translates as MSANACQETFEHSGLHKFYSAVFYAGSSFLITVVNKTVLTSFRFPSYMCLGIGQMIITLVVLYAAKMSKTVQFQDFDRSIVLKIFPLPLLYVGNHITGLASTKKLSLPMFTVLRKFTILMTMILEVYILRKTFPKRLVYSVVAIVLGAMVAASSDLAFDVEGYTFILLNDALTAASGVYTKKKLGTEDLGKYGVLFYNALIIVIPTLLASAFTGDLHKAVTFEDWVETTFIFCFLMSCFMGFVLMYSIVLCSYYNSALTTTVVGAIKNVAVAYIGIFVGGDYLFSWTNFLGLSICMSGGLVYSYLIFNQKSSGSNTEGAQELKIHITED